One window of the Chelonoidis abingdonii isolate Lonesome George chromosome 3, CheloAbing_2.0, whole genome shotgun sequence genome contains the following:
- the TAAR1 gene encoding LOW QUALITY PROTEIN: trace amine-associated receptor 1 (The sequence of the model RefSeq protein was modified relative to this genomic sequence to represent the inferred CDS: substituted 1 base at 1 genomic stop codon), with translation MYLSGFEIXGRMQFCGESVNGSCVKSSWSSNIRISMYIFMMCIILATLAGNLTVIISIAHFKQLHTPTNFLILSMATVDFLLGCFIMPYSMVRSVENCWYLGELFCKIHTSTDIMLSTASIFHLSFISVDRYYAVCDPLRYKSKINTCIIVVMIVICWTIPAIFAFGMIFLELNLKGAEEIFYNHIHCVGGCFIFFSETSSVVASMISFYIPGFVMLCIYGKIYVIAKRQARAIRDAASQTQIRFEMKHHISPSRERKAAKTLGIVIGVFLICWSPFFFCTVIDPFMNYSTPPILIDALMWFGYLNSTFNPLVYAFFYMWFRRALKLILFGKVFRQDSSRTQLFLE, from the coding sequence ATGTACTTAAGTGGGTTTGAAATTTAAGGAAGGATGCAGTTTTGCGGTGAATCTGTAAATGGCTCCTGCGTAAAAAGCAGCTGGTCAAGCAATATCCGTATTTCCATGTATATCTTCATGATGTGCATCATCCTGGCCACGTTGGCTGGAAATCTGACAGTTATCATCTCAATAGCACACTTCAAGCAGCTCCATACGCCTACAAATTTCTTGATCCTTTCCATGGCCACTGTTGACTTTTTGTTGGGGTGCTTCATCATGCCTTACAGCATGGTGAGGTCTGTGGAGAACTGCTGGTACCTTGGAGAACTCTTCTGCAAAATCCACACTAGCACAGACATTATGCTGAGCACAGCCTCCATTTTCCATCTTTCCTTCATTTCTGTTGATCGCTACTATGCCGTGTGTGACCCACTGAGATACAAATCTAAGATAAATACTTGCATCATAGTGGTCATGATCGTCATATGTTGGACCATCCCTGCTATTTTTGCCTTTGGGATGATCTTTCTGGAGCTAAACTTAAAAGGAGCAGAAGAGATTTTCTATAATCATATCCACTGTGTGGGAGGCTGCTTTATCTTTTTTAGTGAAACTTCAAGTGTGGTGGCCTCAATGATTTCCTTCTACATCCCTGGATTTGTTATGTTGTGCATCTATGGGAAAATATACGTTATAGCCAAGAGGCAGGCAAGAGCCATTAGAGATGCAGCTAGCCAAACGCAGATCAGATTTGAAATGAAGCACCACATTTCACCAAGTAGAGAAAGGAAAGCTGCAAAGACATTAGGCATAGTGATAGGTGTTTTTCTCATATGTTGGTCTCCGTTTTTCTTCTGTACTGTCATTGACCCCTTTATGAACTACTCAACACCACCTATTCTTATTGATGCATTGATGTGGTTTGGTTACCTAAATTCTACATTTAACCCATTAGTGTATGCATTTTTTTACATGTGGTTTCGCAGAGCATTAAAACTGATTCTGTTTGGGAAAGTTTTCAGACAGGACTCTTCCAGGACTCAATTATTTTTAGAATAA